The following are encoded together in the Deinococcus soli (ex Cha et al. 2016) genome:
- a CDS encoding HelD family protein, with protein MPVAELRPETHPDFELEKEHLSGTVAAMIRQIEFWEDRDRQMGADLETSIILGDQAEEFAAMLSPHVHQPYFGSLKVRVAGREQTLYVGKHGFRDVKGPHTVVSWDSEVGSLFYSQALGWTPRRGSAGVIRRRRQLDVSQKTLLRVTDLYDDEQGGDTGGREEVLLRRLQEGSTAGMRDVVETLQPEQNDAMRHPAGVPVIIQGAAGSGKTTIGFHRLAWMTNADRGAHRARPEACMVLMPNRVLATYAARILPELGIERVIVTTPEAWATGLLGLEKLEVTDRTLSLLLTDRDNTRRALAWRKAKLLGDARMLDVVRTHLWNRFNAALAGQGLREAVALRGREDQVFTLDEAALAGLLRDVFAADPLDGYRAGMRRAIETLALSTLRVPEDEEASVRRQLATPLTTLLGRIFATTTPITEARRLLGSPAELAASGLLTEREIALLGTDPLSGIPTPRRAHADVTEIPLMLAVQAFTGGIGRLDGRTLEPFDHVVLDEAQDYSPLLYALLGRATRPGHITALGDMNQGMHGYKGPSSWEAVQAQLPGAQVLTLGRTYRSTRQITELGARIAATYNRAAAVQGVDRDGAEVQRYTAPAGPDGELPLIARAVKDAQAAGHTNIAIVTRRGVDAERMAEALREFDTDAQPITTQEHRFRGGLVILPVNLAKGLEFSAAIVASANADTYDESTEYERRLLYVSASRALHWLALVSTGELHPLIA; from the coding sequence ATGCCTGTTGCGGAATTACGTCCGGAAACCCACCCGGATTTTGAACTGGAGAAGGAACACCTGTCGGGGACGGTGGCGGCCATGATCCGGCAGATCGAGTTCTGGGAGGACCGCGACCGGCAGATGGGCGCGGACCTGGAGACGAGCATCATCCTGGGGGATCAGGCCGAGGAGTTCGCGGCGATGCTCTCGCCGCACGTGCATCAGCCGTACTTCGGGAGCCTGAAGGTGCGCGTGGCGGGGCGTGAGCAGACGCTGTACGTCGGGAAGCACGGCTTCCGGGACGTGAAGGGCCCGCACACGGTGGTCAGCTGGGACAGCGAGGTCGGGAGCCTGTTCTACTCGCAGGCACTGGGCTGGACACCCCGGCGGGGCAGTGCGGGCGTGATCCGGCGGCGGCGGCAGCTGGACGTGAGTCAGAAGACGCTGCTGCGGGTGACGGACCTGTACGACGACGAGCAGGGCGGCGACACCGGGGGGCGCGAGGAGGTGCTGCTGCGCCGCCTGCAGGAGGGCAGTACCGCCGGGATGCGGGACGTGGTCGAGACGCTCCAGCCGGAGCAGAACGACGCGATGCGGCACCCGGCGGGCGTCCCGGTGATCATCCAGGGCGCGGCGGGGTCCGGGAAGACGACCATCGGCTTCCACCGGCTGGCGTGGATGACGAACGCGGACCGGGGAGCGCACCGGGCGCGGCCCGAGGCGTGCATGGTCCTCATGCCGAACCGGGTGCTGGCGACGTACGCGGCGCGCATCCTGCCGGAACTGGGGATTGAGCGCGTGATCGTCACGACCCCGGAAGCCTGGGCGACCGGGCTGCTGGGCCTGGAGAAGCTGGAGGTCACGGACCGGACCCTCAGTCTGCTGCTGACCGACCGGGACAACACCCGCCGGGCGCTGGCGTGGCGCAAGGCGAAACTGCTGGGTGACGCGCGGATGCTGGACGTGGTCCGCACGCACCTCTGGAACCGCTTTAACGCGGCGCTGGCCGGGCAGGGGCTGCGCGAGGCGGTCGCGCTGCGCGGCCGTGAGGATCAGGTGTTCACGCTGGATGAGGCGGCGCTGGCGGGCCTGCTGCGCGACGTGTTCGCCGCCGATCCCCTGGACGGGTACCGCGCCGGGATGCGCCGCGCGATCGAGACGCTCGCGCTGTCCACGTTGCGCGTCCCCGAGGACGAGGAGGCCAGCGTGCGCCGCCAGCTGGCCACGCCGCTCACGACCCTGCTGGGCCGCATCTTCGCCACCACCACGCCCATCACCGAGGCGCGCCGCCTGCTGGGCAGCCCGGCGGAACTCGCCGCGAGCGGCCTGCTCACCGAGCGCGAGATCGCGCTGCTGGGCACCGATCCCCTCAGTGGGATTCCCACGCCCCGGCGCGCGCACGCGGACGTCACCGAGATCCCCCTGATGCTGGCCGTGCAGGCGTTCACGGGCGGCATCGGGCGGCTGGACGGGCGCACGCTGGAACCCTTCGATCACGTCGTGCTGGACGAGGCGCAGGACTACTCGCCGCTGCTGTACGCCCTGCTGGGCCGCGCCACCCGCCCCGGGCACATCACGGCGCTGGGCGACATGAACCAGGGCATGCACGGCTACAAGGGCCCCAGCTCCTGGGAGGCGGTGCAGGCGCAGCTGCCGGGCGCGCAGGTCCTCACGCTGGGCCGCACGTACCGCTCCACCCGGCAGATCACGGAACTGGGCGCGCGGATCGCCGCGACGTACAACCGCGCCGCCGCCGTGCAGGGCGTCGACCGCGACGGCGCCGAGGTGCAGCGCTACACCGCGCCCGCCGGGCCGGACGGGGAACTCCCGCTGATCGCGCGGGCCGTGAAGGACGCGCAGGCCGCCGGGCACACCAACATCGCCATCGTCACCCGGCGCGGCGTGGACGCCGAACGCATGGCCGAGGCTCTGCGCGAATTCGACACGGACGCGCAACCCATCACCACGCAGGAGCACCGCTTCCGGGGCGGCCTGGTGATCCTCCCCGTGAACCTCGCCAAGGGCCTGGAGTTCAGCGCCGCCATTGTCGCCAGCGCGAACGCCGACACGTACGACGAGAGCACCGAGTACGAACGCCGCCTGCTGTACGTGTCCGCCAGCCGCGCGCTGCACTGGCTGGCCCTGGTCAGCACGGGCGAACTGCACCCGCTGATCGCCTGA
- the glnA gene encoding type I glutamate--ammonia ligase, translating to MSPQSTTPPTRDQILQQLQEAEVKFLRLQFTDILGTTKNVEVPKSQFAKALNGDVTFDGSAVEGFTRVEESDMLLRPDLGTFLIYPQFSREEGERGKVARLICDVALPDGTPFDGDPRQVLKRQIARAQAMGFEMFVGTEPEFFLFERSPSGVGTTVTHDKAGYFDLAPIDKGERIRREITNKLVEMGFEIEAAHHEVSPGQHEIDFRYAPALETADRIATFKFVVKRVALEYGLLASFLPKPLPGVNGSGMHCHLSLFKGGTNAFADPGGEHGLSRTAQQFIAGLLDHAGAMVAITNPLVNSYKRLVPGFEAPVNVAWSTSNRSALIRIPAKRGNSTRAEVRMPDPSCNPYLALAVMLAAGLDGIEQDMEPAPAIQRNIFKMTVREKRHHRVKELPSDLREAVDELEKDDVLRRALGEHVLDHFVEAKRAEWREYNATVHAWELERYLDLI from the coding sequence ATGTCCCCCCAGTCCACCACGCCCCCCACCCGCGACCAGATCCTGCAGCAGCTGCAGGAAGCGGAAGTCAAGTTCCTGCGCCTCCAGTTCACCGACATCCTCGGCACCACCAAGAACGTCGAGGTGCCCAAAAGCCAGTTCGCCAAGGCCCTGAACGGCGACGTGACCTTCGACGGCAGCGCCGTGGAGGGCTTCACCCGCGTCGAGGAGAGCGACATGCTCCTGCGCCCGGACCTGGGCACCTTCCTGATCTACCCGCAGTTCTCCCGCGAGGAAGGCGAGCGCGGCAAGGTCGCCCGCCTCATCTGCGACGTGGCCCTGCCCGACGGCACGCCCTTCGACGGCGACCCCCGGCAGGTCCTCAAACGGCAGATCGCGCGCGCGCAGGCGATGGGCTTCGAGATGTTCGTCGGCACCGAACCCGAATTCTTCCTGTTCGAACGCTCCCCCAGCGGCGTCGGCACCACGGTCACGCACGACAAGGCCGGGTACTTCGACCTCGCCCCGATCGACAAGGGCGAACGCATCCGCCGCGAGATCACGAACAAACTCGTCGAGATGGGCTTCGAGATCGAGGCCGCACACCACGAGGTCTCCCCCGGCCAGCACGAGATCGACTTCCGCTACGCCCCCGCGCTGGAAACCGCCGACCGCATCGCCACCTTCAAATTCGTCGTCAAACGCGTCGCGCTGGAGTACGGCCTGCTCGCCAGCTTCCTACCCAAACCACTCCCGGGCGTGAACGGCAGCGGCATGCACTGCCACCTCAGCCTCTTCAAGGGCGGCACGAACGCCTTCGCGGACCCCGGCGGCGAGCACGGCCTGTCCCGCACCGCGCAGCAGTTCATCGCGGGCCTGCTCGACCACGCGGGCGCGATGGTCGCCATCACGAACCCCCTCGTGAACAGCTACAAGCGCCTCGTGCCGGGCTTCGAGGCCCCCGTGAACGTCGCCTGGAGCACCAGCAACCGCTCCGCGCTGATCCGCATTCCCGCCAAGCGCGGCAACTCCACCCGCGCCGAAGTCCGCATGCCCGACCCGAGCTGCAACCCGTATCTCGCGCTGGCCGTCATGCTGGCCGCGGGACTGGACGGCATCGAGCAGGACATGGAACCCGCGCCCGCCATCCAGCGCAACATCTTCAAGATGACCGTGCGCGAGAAACGCCACCACCGCGTCAAGGAACTCCCCAGCGACCTGCGCGAGGCCGTGGACGAACTGGAAAAAGACGACGTGCTGCGCCGCGCGCTGGGCGAACACGTCCTTGATCACTTCGTGGAGGCCAAGCGGGCCGAGTGGCGCGAGTACAACGCCACCGTGCACGCCTGGGAACTGGAACGGTACCTCGACCTGATCTGA